A window of the Candidatus Cloacimonadota bacterium genome harbors these coding sequences:
- a CDS encoding family 10 glycosylhydrolase produces the protein MNKNILVFVIALLVLFFVQNNKLHSFAANGLWVPSWELNSPEKIKKVVRFAVENDFKHIFAEIRYRGDALYVPNKTDSTFSNPEKRSYFLDKQPESFDPLYSLIQLAHDYHIQVFAWLTTFVITPKNTIRLPDSHVVFQHPEWITYNENLEKMDIEQVGSGLFLDPGIKEVQEYTQNIILDIAKNYLIDGVMLDYIRYPGSEFGYNPISLANFSKNSTSIDSAKFVFWKQAQLTNFVKDTGQKLKNVKKSMIFATTGIGEYAKAKNQFCQDWMKWLDFDSLDYVYLMLYAKSDEEFTKQIESIPNNVDKKRIGISLRAWNHSNNYPVQQIFSKVSICEKNNFKVVSLFHFGGIRENEFTIQNKIIKY, from the coding sequence ATGAATAAAAATATTCTTGTTTTTGTCATTGCTCTATTGGTTTTATTTTTTGTGCAAAACAATAAACTGCACTCATTTGCTGCGAATGGATTGTGGGTTCCTTCTTGGGAATTGAATTCCCCTGAAAAAATCAAAAAGGTTGTAAGATTTGCTGTTGAAAATGATTTTAAGCATATTTTCGCTGAAATACGCTATCGCGGAGATGCCCTTTATGTGCCAAATAAAACTGATTCTACTTTTTCCAATCCGGAAAAACGATCCTATTTTCTGGATAAACAACCCGAAAGTTTCGACCCTCTCTATTCGCTAATTCAATTGGCACACGATTATCATATTCAGGTTTTTGCATGGCTCACCACTTTCGTAATTACTCCTAAAAACACAATTCGTTTACCGGATTCTCATGTTGTTTTCCAGCATCCCGAATGGATTACCTACAATGAAAATTTGGAAAAGATGGATATTGAACAAGTTGGTTCGGGGCTATTTCTTGATCCGGGCATCAAAGAGGTGCAGGAATATACTCAAAACATTATTTTGGATATTGCAAAAAATTATCTCATTGATGGCGTAATGCTTGATTATATCCGTTATCCCGGAAGCGAATTTGGTTACAATCCCATTTCTCTTGCCAATTTCTCCAAAAATTCTACAAGTATTGATTCTGCAAAATTTGTTTTCTGGAAACAAGCACAACTAACAAATTTTGTCAAAGATACAGGGCAAAAACTCAAAAATGTGAAAAAGAGCATGATTTTCGCAACAACCGGAATCGGAGAATATGCAAAAGCCAAAAACCAATTTTGTCAGGATTGGATGAAATGGTTGGATTTTGATTCTTTGGATTATGTGTATTTGATGCTATATGCAAAATCGGATGAAGAGTTCACGAAACAGATTGAATCCATTCCGAACAATGTTGATAAAAAAAGAATTGGGATTTCGTTGCGTGCTTGGAACCATTCGAATAATTATCCGGTTCAACAGATCTTTTCCAAAGTTTCAATCTGCGAAAAAAATAATTTCAAGGTAGTTTCCCTGTTCCATTTTGGAGGAATTCGGGAAAATGAGTTTACAATTCAAAACAAAATTATAAAATATTAA
- a CDS encoding Ig-like domain-containing protein, which translates to MFSLLNHKDVNSRRAIFIIITSLIALLIIGCSSTTDHSTQYPDVTITQPDDGETITTPSKWIKADVSSEESIEYVNFIIDGEVVHTDSTPPWEYNWSNFYWADGNVHSLEVTAYDMDGIPGSDSISVTVSEDANFSPTLLEPADSVTVQNPIEFKWESLPDAVQYDIIIGKVNDSLFTFLEQTADTILVFSIPDTAGAGLYGWKVQAQNIWTLWSEYSPLRYFTLTE; encoded by the coding sequence ATGTTTAGTTTATTAAATCACAAAGATGTAAATTCACGGAGGGCAATTTTCATTATAATTACCTCATTAATTGCGCTCTTAATTATAGGCTGTTCTTCGACTACAGACCATTCTACGCAATATCCGGATGTTACAATTACTCAACCTGACGATGGCGAAACAATTACTACACCAAGTAAATGGATAAAAGCCGATGTATCAAGTGAGGAAAGTATCGAATACGTTAATTTTATTATTGATGGAGAAGTAGTGCACACTGATTCCACCCCACCTTGGGAATATAATTGGTCGAATTTCTACTGGGCAGATGGAAATGTTCATTCTCTTGAAGTTACTGCGTATGATATGGATGGCATTCCGGGATCAGACAGCATCAGCGTTACAGTCTCAGAAGATGCAAATTTTTCCCCTACCTTACTTGAACCGGCAGATAGCGTAACAGTCCAAAACCCGATAGAATTTAAATGGGAAAGCCTCCCTGATGCCGTTCAGTATGATATAATAATTGGAAAAGTAAATGATTCTTTGTTTACTTTTTTGGAGCAAACTGCTGACACGATTCTTGTTTTTTCTATTCCGGATACTGCAGGTGCAGGTTTATACGGATGGAAAGTGCAAGCCCAAAATATTTGGACACTTTGGAGCGAATATAGTCCTCTTCGTTATTTTACTCTGACCGAATAA
- the xseA gene encoding exodeoxyribonuclease VII large subunit has translation MNNQENSNLNIFTVTEITKHVKNILENNIPAIWIKGEISNFKHHSSGHIYLTLKDQNCSLRAVFFRQFNRLLRFQPENGMEVMCYGKIQVYEKSGQYQLNINEMKPLGIGELEIAFRQLKEKLEFEGLFEEKWKKPIPRFPASVGIITSQTGAAIQDIKNVLTRRFPVNILLHSVRVQGKTSADEIVTGIEAFNKSKNVDVLIVTRGGGSMEDLWSFNEEKVARAIFKSEIPIISGVGHEIDFTISDFVADLRAPTPSAAAELVVPDRYSVLNEIKNFDDRINNLVLNKFEREKSKCRELFLYLDKFHPQNILQQYTQQLDELKYRLNNSLLKISDSRFTLEKLKSNISYQFNKFHNLQNAEIREKQNSLWQNFENIFAKKRSNWLNLMGKLDELSPLKILKRGYSVVTKNGKDIISTKDLELEDKLRILFSEGKCDCKIQNIYNNISDE, from the coding sequence ATGAATAATCAAGAAAATTCAAACCTAAATATTTTTACTGTAACGGAAATTACAAAGCATGTAAAAAATATTCTCGAAAATAATATTCCCGCTATATGGATCAAAGGGGAAATATCCAATTTCAAGCATCACTCATCCGGGCATATTTATCTCACTTTGAAAGACCAAAACTGCTCGCTACGTGCCGTATTCTTCAGGCAATTCAATCGTTTGCTAAGATTTCAACCTGAAAACGGAATGGAAGTAATGTGTTACGGCAAAATTCAGGTTTATGAAAAAAGCGGACAATATCAACTGAACATCAACGAAATGAAACCCTTGGGAATTGGGGAACTGGAAATCGCTTTTCGTCAATTAAAAGAAAAACTGGAATTTGAGGGTCTTTTTGAGGAAAAGTGGAAAAAGCCAATTCCACGATTTCCTGCGAGTGTAGGAATTATTACATCGCAAACCGGGGCTGCAATTCAGGATATAAAAAATGTTCTCACTCGCAGATTTCCCGTAAATATTTTATTGCATTCTGTTCGTGTTCAGGGCAAAACTTCCGCAGACGAAATAGTTACGGGAATCGAAGCATTCAACAAATCCAAAAATGTAGATGTCCTGATAGTTACACGCGGCGGTGGCTCTATGGAGGATCTTTGGAGTTTCAATGAGGAGAAGGTTGCCAGAGCGATTTTCAAATCGGAAATCCCGATAATTTCCGGAGTCGGTCACGAGATTGATTTCACTATCTCAGATTTTGTTGCAGACTTACGCGCTCCCACACCTTCGGCTGCTGCGGAACTGGTTGTGCCGGATAGATATTCTGTTTTGAATGAGATCAAAAATTTTGATGATCGGATAAACAATCTCGTGCTGAATAAATTTGAACGGGAAAAAAGTAAGTGCCGTGAACTTTTTCTTTATCTTGATAAATTTCACCCTCAAAATATCCTCCAACAATATACTCAGCAGCTCGATGAACTAAAATATCGTTTAAATAATTCGCTTCTAAAAATATCCGATTCCCGATTTACACTTGAAAAACTAAAATCAAATATCTCATACCAATTTAATAAATTCCATAATCTGCAAAATGCTGAAATACGAGAAAAGCAGAATTCATTATGGCAAAATTTTGAAAATATCTTTGCAAAGAAACGTAGTAACTGGCTGAATCTAATGGGCAAACTCGATGAACTTAGCCCCTTGAAAATCCTCAAAAGAGGATACAGCGTGGTAACAAAAAATGGCAAAGATATTATTTCTACCAAAGATTTGGAACTCGAAGATAAATTGCGTATTCTTTTTTCAGAAGGTAAATGCGATTGTAAAATACAAAATATTTACAACAATATTTCGGATGAATAA
- a CDS encoding amino acid permease, whose product MTNNPTKLNLFKLIMITLAFIMSIRNLPMLAETGWLQVFYMIAAAVLFLIPTALISAELATGWPSAGGVYKWIKLAFGDRAAFIAAWMLWVQMFFGMVMIGSFIAAMIAFIFKPALASNNIYIAVVTILIYWFATSLNLKGLKSGSTISSAGFLIGVIIPFILILGFGLTYFLGNNPIQLPAFTWAKALPDFSSLSHLTFFVGVIFVFAGVEVSSVHANEVENPQKNYPLAMLVAVILILVLNILGAFAIEIAEPASSINLASGIMQTFSVFFKLRHVDWLIPIVAAMVGFGAFGQLSTWVLGPSTAMLQVAKNGFMPKWWQKTNKNGVPIRFVLVQATMISLIALIYVVVPAINTGFFMILILTTTLYAIMYILLFASAIKLRYKYPDVKRAYRIPGGKVGMWIVGLVGLLTMVFVIVISFFPPTNLKIGSPTFYVLFMVGGLLIFLTIPIIIYACKKPEWKTNEVKN is encoded by the coding sequence ATGACAAATAATCCCACAAAGTTAAATCTTTTTAAACTTATAATGATAACTTTGGCTTTTATTATGAGTATTAGAAATTTGCCGATGTTAGCTGAAACCGGCTGGTTGCAAGTCTTTTATATGATAGCTGCAGCTGTTTTGTTTTTAATTCCCACTGCCCTGATTTCCGCAGAACTCGCCACAGGATGGCCCTCGGCAGGAGGTGTGTATAAATGGATAAAATTGGCATTTGGGGATAGAGCAGCTTTTATTGCTGCCTGGATGCTTTGGGTACAAATGTTTTTTGGCATGGTCATGATCGGTTCGTTCATCGCAGCAATGATCGCCTTCATCTTCAAACCTGCTCTTGCGAGTAATAATATTTATATCGCCGTTGTAACAATATTGATTTACTGGTTTGCCACTTCGCTAAACTTGAAGGGCTTGAAATCCGGTAGTACAATTAGTTCAGCCGGTTTTTTGATTGGTGTCATTATTCCATTTATACTCATACTCGGATTCGGATTGACTTATTTTTTGGGAAACAATCCCATTCAATTACCTGCTTTCACTTGGGCAAAGGCTTTACCTGATTTTAGCAGTTTGAGTCATTTAACTTTTTTTGTTGGAGTTATATTCGTTTTTGCAGGGGTTGAAGTTTCGTCCGTGCATGCAAATGAAGTGGAAAATCCTCAAAAAAATTATCCTCTTGCTATGTTGGTAGCGGTAATTTTGATTCTCGTGCTAAATATATTAGGAGCATTTGCTATCGAGATCGCAGAGCCTGCAAGCAGTATCAATCTCGCCTCCGGTATTATGCAAACATTTTCCGTTTTTTTTAAGCTAAGACATGTAGATTGGCTCATCCCGATAGTTGCTGCCATGGTTGGCTTTGGTGCCTTCGGTCAGTTAAGCACTTGGGTTTTGGGACCTTCCACTGCTATGCTTCAGGTAGCCAAAAACGGATTTATGCCAAAATGGTGGCAAAAAACCAATAAAAATGGAGTTCCAATTCGTTTCGTTTTAGTTCAAGCAACGATGATTTCCCTAATTGCCCTGATCTATGTGGTTGTTCCCGCAATCAATACGGGATTTTTTATGATTCTAATTCTAACCACAACTTTATATGCGATTATGTATATTCTGCTATTTGCTTCGGCAATTAAACTCAGATACAAATATCCCGATGTGAAACGAGCCTACAGAATTCCCGGTGGTAAGGTGGGTATGTGGATCGTTGGTTTAGTTGGATTACTCACGATGGTATTCGTAATTGTGATCAGTTTTTTCCCACCCACAAATCTGAAAATCGGTAGCCCCACATTTTACGTGCTTTTCATGGTTGGCGGGTTGTTGATTTTCCTAACTATTCCCATTATTATTTATGCTTGCAAAAAACCTGAATGGAAGACAAACGAAGTTAAAAATTAG